In Drosophila yakuba strain Tai18E2 chromosome X, Prin_Dyak_Tai18E2_2.1, whole genome shotgun sequence, a single genomic region encodes these proteins:
- the LOC6525073 gene encoding heat shock protein 60A, with the protein MFRLPVSLARSSISRQLAVRGYAKDVRFGPEVRALMLQGVDVLADAVAVTMGPKGRNVIIEQSWGSPKITKDGVTVAKSIELKDKFQNIGAKLVQDVANNTNEEAGDGTTTATVLARAIAKEGFEKISKGANPVEIRRGVMVAVETVKDNLKSMSRPVSTPEEIAQVATISANGDQAIGNLISEAMKKVGRDGVITVKDGKTLNDELEVIEGMKFDRGYISPYFINSSKGAKVEFQDALLLLSEKKISSVQSIIPALELANAQRKPLVIIAEDIDGEALSTLVVNRLKIGLQVAAVKAPGFGDNRKSTLTDMAIASGGIVFGDDADLVKLEDVKVSDLGQVGEVVITKDDTLLLKGKGKKDDVLRRANQIKEQIEDTTSEYEKEKLQERLARLASGVALLRVGGSSEVEVNEKKDRVHDALNATRAAVEEGIVPGGGTALLRCIEKLEGVQTTNEDQKLGVEIVRRALRMPCLTIAKNAGVDGAMVVAKVETQTGDYGYDALKGEYGNLIEKGIIDPTKVVRTAITDASGVASLLTTAEAVVTEIPKEDGAPGMPGMGGMGGMGGMGGMGGMM; encoded by the exons ATGTTCCGTTTGCCAGTTTCGCTTGCTCGCTCCTCCATCAGCCGCCAGTTGGCCGTGCGCGGTTATGCGAAGGACGTGCGTTTCGGTCCTGAGGTGCGCGCCTTGATGCTCCAGGGCGTCGATGTGCTGGCCGATGCTGTGGCAGTGACCATGGGCCCCAAGGGTCGCAATGTGATCATCGAGCAGTCGTGGGGCTCGCCCAAGATCACCAAGGACGGCGTCACTGTTGCCAAGTCCATTGAGCTGAAGGACAAGTTCCAGAACATTGGTGCCAAGCTGGTCCAGGATGTGGCCAACAACACCAATGAGGAGGCCGGTGATGGTACCACCACGGCCACCGTTCTGGCTCGCGCCATCGCCAAGGAGGGCTTCGAGAAGATCTCCAAGGGCGCCAATCCCGTCGAGATCCGTCGCGGTGTCATGGTGGCCGTTGAGACCGTCAAGGACAACCTCAAGTCCATGTCGCGCCCCGTGAGCACTCCCGAGGAGATCGCTCAGGTGGCCACCATCTCGGCCAACGGCGATCAGGCTATCGGCAACCTTATCAGCGAGGCCATGAAGAAGGTGGGACGCGATGGCGTCATCACCGTCAAGGATGGCAAGACCCTCAACGATGAGCTGGAGGTGATCGAGGGCATGAAGTTCGATCGCGGCTATATTTCGCCCTACTTCATCAACTCCTCGAAGGGCGCCAAGGTGGAGTTCCAGGATGCCCTGCTCCTGCTGTCCGAGAAGAAGATTTCCTCCGTGCAGAGCATCATTCCCGCTCTGGAGCTGGCCAACGCCCAGCGCAAGCCCCTGGTCATCATTGCCGAGGATATCGATGGTGAGGCCCTGAGCACCCTGGTGGTGAACCGCCTCAAGATCGGTCTGCAGGTGGCTGCCGTCAAGGCTCCCGGATTCGGTGACAACCGCAAGAGCACCCTTACCGACATGGCCATCGCCTCCGGCGGCATTGTCTTCGGCGATGATGCTGATCTCGTCAAGCTGGAGGATGTTAAGGTTAGCGATTTGGGACAGGTCGGCGAGGTGGTGATCACCAAGGACGACACCCTGCTGCTGAAGGGCAAGGGCAAGAAGGATGATGTGCTTCGTCGCGCCAATCAGATCAAGGAACAGATCGAGGACACCACCTCCGAGTACGAGAAGGAGAAGCTGCAGGAGCGTCTGGCCCGCTTGGCCTCCGGCGTTGCCCTGCTGCGCGTTGGCGGCTCCAGCGAGGTGGAGGTCAACGAGAAGAAGGATCGCGTTCACGATGCCCTGAACGCCACCCGCGCTGCCGTCGAAGAGGGAATCGTTCCCGGCGGTGGCACCGCTCTGCTGCGTTGCATTGAGAAGCTGGAGGGTGTCCAGACCACCAATGAGGATCAG AAACTCGGCGTGGAGATTGTGCGTCGTGCCCTGCGCATGCCATGCTTGACGATTGCCAAGAACGCCGGCGTTGATGGCGCCATGGTGGTGGCCAAGGTGGAGACCCAGACCGGTGACTACGGCTACGATGCGCTGAAGGGCGAGTACGGCAACCTGATCGAGAAGGGCATCATCGATCCCACCAAGGTGGTGCGCACCGCCATCACTGACGCCTCCGGTGTCGCCTCGCTGCTGACCACCGCCGAGGCTGTGGTTACCGAGATCCCCAAGGAGGATGGTGCTCCTGGCATGCCCGGCATGGGTGGTATGGGCGGCATGGGAGGCATGGGCGGCATGGGTGGCATGATGTAA